CTGCCGGCCATAGCCCAGGGGAAGATCTTCACGTTGGCCCTCACAGAGCCTGGTGGCCGCTATGAGGCCGCCTCAATTCAGACCAAAGCCGTCGCCGACAAGACCGACTACCTTGTCAGCGGGACCAAGCTTTTTGTGCCTGATGCACATGTAGCTGACTATCTGCTATGCTTGGCCAGGACGAAGCCAGGACCCTCTGGTGGCGATGGGCTCAGCCTGTTTGTGGTAGACGCCAGTAGCCAGGGCATCAGGTGCGCCTTGCTAAAGACTATTGCCAGCGACAGACAGTGTGAAGTGATTTTCGACAACGTCATGGTGCCGACGAAAAACGTATTGGGTGAGCTGGATCAAGGGTGGACGGTGATAGAAAAAGCCTTGCAGTGGGCAGCCGTAGCCAAGTGTGCGGAAATGGTGGGAGCGGGGGAACAGGTATTGGAAATGAGCGTGGCCTATGCCAAGGAAAGGGTGCAGTTTGACCGACTTATAGGCAGCTTCCAGGCTATTCAGCATCACTGCGCCAACATGCGGATCGATGTTGATGCCATGAGGTACCTTACTTACGAAGCTGCGTGGTTGCTCAGCCAGGGACTTCCTGCTGAAAAAGAGGCATCTATGGCTAAGGCCTGGGTCAGTGAGGCCATCAGGCGAGTCACCCGTTTGGGGCATCAAATACATGGGGGCGTGGGCTATATTACTGACCACGATATGCAGCTATACTTCAGGCGAGGCGAG
The DNA window shown above is from Chloroflexota bacterium and carries:
- a CDS encoding acyl-CoA dehydrogenase gives rise to the protein MDFDLSEDQKMMRTAARDFLEKECPKQFVRQMEQDEKGYSPELWSKMVQLGWLGLPFAESYGGGGGSFLDLIVLLEEMGRACLPGPFLSTVVLGGLPILAAGNEEQKQRFLPAIAQGKIFTLALTEPGGRYEAASIQTKAVADKTDYLVSGTKLFVPDAHVADYLLCLARTKPGPSGGDGLSLFVVDASSQGIRCALLKTIASDRQCEVIFDNVMVPTKNVLGELDQGWTVIEKALQWAAVAKCAEMVGAGEQVLEMSVAYAKERVQFDRLIGSFQAIQHHCANMRIDVDAMRYLTYEAAWLLSQGLPAEKEASMAKAWVSEAIRRVTRLGHQIHGGVGYITDHDMQLYFRRGEAAAAFFGDAQFHREAVACQFGL